A part of Gemmatimonas groenlandica genomic DNA contains:
- a CDS encoding isocitrate/isopropylmalate dehydrogenase family protein: MATPVTLIPGDGIGPSIADATVRILAAAGADVEWDRQVAGMAGVARWNDPIPDATLDSIKRTRVALKGPLETPVGEGFRSINVALRKTFDLYANVRPAYTIVPGRFDNVDIVLVRENTEGLYIGVEHYVKIGDDPKAAAESVAIITRHGSERIVRYAFDYAIAHNRKKVTLVHKANILKFSQGLFLDVGRMIAREYEGRVQFEERIIDAMAMHLVMRPEQFDVVVTTNLFGDILSDEISGLVGGLGLAPGANFGTNAAIFEAVHGTAPDIAGKNVANPGALVLAACMMLDHIGDRGRATSIRNAFEGTIRDGAVLTRDLGGTSTTDQFTDAVIARLG, encoded by the coding sequence ATGGCTACTCCCGTAACGCTCATCCCCGGCGACGGCATCGGACCGTCCATTGCCGACGCCACCGTGCGCATCCTGGCCGCCGCTGGCGCCGATGTGGAATGGGACCGTCAGGTCGCCGGCATGGCCGGCGTGGCGCGCTGGAACGATCCGATCCCCGACGCTACTCTCGACTCGATCAAGCGCACCCGCGTGGCCCTCAAGGGCCCGCTGGAGACCCCGGTCGGCGAAGGCTTCCGCTCCATCAACGTCGCCCTGCGGAAGACGTTCGATCTCTACGCCAACGTCCGGCCGGCGTACACGATCGTGCCAGGGCGCTTCGATAACGTCGATATCGTGCTGGTGCGCGAGAACACCGAAGGGCTGTACATCGGCGTCGAGCACTACGTGAAGATCGGTGACGATCCGAAGGCGGCAGCCGAGTCGGTGGCGATCATCACGCGGCATGGCTCGGAGCGTATCGTACGCTACGCCTTTGACTACGCGATCGCGCACAACCGCAAGAAGGTCACGCTGGTGCACAAGGCGAACATCCTCAAGTTCTCACAGGGGCTGTTCCTCGATGTCGGTCGCATGATCGCCCGCGAGTACGAAGGCCGTGTGCAGTTCGAAGAGCGCATCATCGACGCCATGGCGATGCACCTCGTCATGCGCCCCGAGCAGTTCGACGTGGTGGTCACCACCAACCTCTTCGGCGATATTCTCTCCGACGAGATCTCGGGGCTCGTGGGCGGTCTCGGCCTCGCGCCCGGCGCGAACTTCGGCACCAACGCGGCGATCTTCGAAGCCGTGCATGGCACCGCGCCCGACATCGCCGGCAAGAACGTCGCCAACCCGGGAGCGCTCGTGCTCGCGGCGTGCATGATGCTCGATCATATCGGCGACCGCGGTCGCGCGACGAGCATCCGGAACGCCTTCGAAGGCACCATCCGCGACGGTGCTGTGCTCACGCGAGACCTCGGCGGCACCTCGACCACCGATCAGTTCACCGACGCTGTGATCGCGCGCCTTGGCTGA
- a CDS encoding metallophosphoesterase family protein, with amino-acid sequence MLRRVLHVSDIHCGHPFVAVHVAAALEVAAASRFDAIVISGDFSQRARVKEFERARGILDQFRAIAPTIEVPGNHDTAWWHAPFGWGDASRLHEGYTQYINPVLEPVVRVPGVTMVGLNSAAGMLPQAVTWYPRDWRVKGGLTASQFEWAQREMAASPAGDLRLLVVHHNVVRGRLSHRWGLKRPEAALDRLAALPVDVVCTGHDHEERTEVVQRRTGRFLVSGANTLSSRSRKHRPSALNVIEATAAHVTVQAWGYRQGAFAPGPMSATLDRRESRLT; translated from the coding sequence GTGCTCCGTCGCGTCCTGCACGTATCGGATATTCACTGCGGCCACCCGTTTGTGGCCGTGCACGTGGCCGCTGCCCTCGAGGTGGCGGCCGCGTCGCGTTTCGACGCCATCGTGATCTCTGGCGATTTTTCGCAGCGCGCGCGCGTGAAAGAGTTCGAACGCGCCCGCGGCATACTCGATCAGTTTCGCGCGATCGCGCCCACGATCGAGGTCCCAGGGAATCACGACACCGCCTGGTGGCATGCCCCGTTCGGCTGGGGCGATGCCAGTCGACTGCACGAGGGCTACACGCAGTACATCAACCCGGTGCTGGAGCCCGTGGTGCGCGTGCCGGGCGTGACGATGGTGGGGCTCAACTCGGCGGCCGGCATGCTCCCGCAGGCAGTCACGTGGTATCCGCGTGACTGGCGCGTGAAGGGCGGGCTGACCGCGTCGCAGTTCGAGTGGGCGCAGCGCGAGATGGCCGCGAGTCCGGCGGGTGACCTTCGCTTGCTCGTGGTGCATCACAACGTGGTGCGCGGCCGACTGTCGCACCGGTGGGGACTCAAGCGGCCGGAAGCCGCGCTCGACCGTTTAGCGGCACTGCCGGTGGACGTGGTCTGCACCGGCCACGACCACGAGGAACGCACCGAGGTCGTGCAGCGCCGTACCGGGCGGTTTCTGGTGAGCGGGGCCAACACGCTCTCAAGCCGTAGTCGAAAGCATCGCCCTTCGGCCCTGAACGTCATCGAAGCCACGGCCGCACACGTGACCGTGCAGGCGTGGGGATACCGTCAAGGCGCCTTTGCGCCGGGGCCGATGTCCGCCACACTGGACCGGCGGGAGTCCCGCTTGACATAG
- a CDS encoding VOC family protein, which produces MSTTSSILGLHHITLVASNAQRTVDFYSRVLGLRLVKTTVNFDDPGSYHLYFADETGSAGTVVTFFEWPRAPRGRTGIGGTHHFALRVADRDALLRWKRRLTDLGLRVRGPYDRQYFTSIYFRDPDGVILEIATDGPGMLFNEQAGTTMQRTPPAELVRGGRDEALIATLTWPEPVTTIDPAMALTRGMHHLTAMTANVERTDEFLRGVLGLSLVKQTENFDDPGTRHWSWGSPDARPGSLVTYLERPSTERRSHMGTGQGHHYALAVANETEQLMFRDRLLDAGINVSPVMDRVYFKSIYTKDPDGHIVELATMGPGFLVDEPVSTTGSTLRLPPWLEEHREQIEANIKDIDRSPWPYDGFDGDRGMLSHPGRSLPIPETMEAMS; this is translated from the coding sequence ATGTCCACCACGTCTTCGATTCTCGGACTTCACCACATCACGCTCGTCGCCAGCAACGCGCAGCGGACCGTGGATTTCTACTCCCGCGTGCTCGGCCTTCGGTTGGTCAAGACGACGGTCAATTTCGATGACCCGGGCAGCTACCACCTGTATTTCGCCGACGAAACCGGCAGTGCAGGCACGGTGGTCACCTTCTTCGAGTGGCCGCGGGCGCCACGCGGCCGTACCGGCATCGGCGGCACGCATCACTTCGCGCTGCGGGTCGCTGACCGCGATGCGCTGCTGCGCTGGAAGCGTCGCCTCACCGATCTCGGCTTGCGCGTGCGTGGTCCGTACGACCGACAGTACTTCACGTCGATCTACTTCCGCGACCCCGATGGTGTGATTCTCGAAATCGCCACCGACGGCCCTGGCATGCTCTTCAACGAGCAGGCCGGCACCACGATGCAACGCACGCCGCCGGCGGAATTGGTGCGCGGTGGTCGCGATGAAGCGCTGATCGCAACGCTCACGTGGCCGGAGCCGGTCACGACGATCGATCCGGCAATGGCGCTCACCCGCGGCATGCACCATCTCACCGCGATGACGGCGAACGTGGAACGCACCGACGAATTCCTGCGCGGCGTGCTGGGCCTGTCGCTTGTGAAGCAGACCGAAAACTTCGATGATCCCGGCACGCGCCACTGGTCGTGGGGCAGCCCCGATGCACGCCCCGGGTCGCTGGTGACGTATCTCGAGCGCCCATCGACGGAGCGCCGATCGCACATGGGCACGGGGCAGGGCCATCACTACGCGCTTGCCGTGGCCAACGAAACGGAGCAGCTCATGTTCCGCGATCGACTGCTCGACGCGGGTATCAACGTGTCGCCGGTGATGGACCGCGTGTACTTCAAGAGTATCTACACCAAGGATCCCGATGGACACATCGTGGAGCTGGCCACGATGGGCCCGGGGTTCCTCGTGGACGAGCCGGTGAGCACGACCGGCTCGACGCTGCGACTGCCGCCCTGGCTCGAGGAGCATCGCGAGCAGATTGAGGCGAACATTAAAGACATCGACCGGTCGCCGTGGCCCTACGACGGGTTCGACGGTGATCGAGGGATGCTCTCACACCCGGGTCGGTCACTGCCGATTCCTGAAACGATGGAGGCGATGTCGTGA
- a CDS encoding alpha/beta hydrolase produces MSDTAAERTGPHGGVPPLVSGTPLTEASYALVLVHGRGGSAEGMLPIAKAAKATDAALVAPVAVGNSWYPKRFLDPREQNEPWLSSALASVGAAVEQVRAAGIPSERIILVGFSQGACLMLEYATMAAKSDVRFGGVAALAGGLIGDPLVARDDRGSLGGTPVLLACGNADGHIPEAIVRSSAEVFRQLGASVDLRIYPGIGHDIVGDEIDALTEMVNTLRGAQ; encoded by the coding sequence GTGAGCGACACAGCAGCAGAACGGACAGGACCGCACGGCGGCGTGCCCCCACTCGTATCCGGCACGCCGCTCACGGAGGCGTCGTACGCGCTCGTGCTGGTGCACGGGCGCGGCGGCAGCGCCGAGGGCATGTTGCCGATCGCCAAGGCCGCGAAGGCCACCGACGCCGCGTTGGTGGCACCGGTGGCCGTGGGCAACAGCTGGTATCCGAAGCGCTTTCTCGATCCGCGCGAGCAGAACGAGCCGTGGTTGAGCAGTGCGTTGGCGTCGGTCGGGGCGGCGGTGGAGCAGGTACGGGCGGCGGGCATTCCCAGTGAGCGCATCATTTTAGTGGGCTTCTCGCAAGGCGCCTGTCTGATGCTCGAATACGCCACCATGGCGGCGAAGTCCGACGTGCGCTTCGGTGGCGTCGCGGCGCTGGCGGGCGGCTTGATCGGCGACCCGTTGGTGGCGCGTGATGACCGTGGGTCGCTGGGCGGAACGCCGGTGCTGCTCGCGTGCGGGAACGCCGATGGGCATATCCCCGAGGCCATCGTGCGGTCGTCGGCCGAGGTGTTCCGTCAGCTTGGCGCGTCGGTCGACTTGCGGATCTATCCGGGAATTGGTCATGACATCGTGGGCGACGAGATCGACGCGCTCACCGAAATGGTCAATACGTTGCGCGGAGCCCAGTAG
- a CDS encoding SprT-like domain-containing protein, which produces MSRRHTQLGFDFFDAAPAASESSLPVAPVATPPTVPAPSFTQNVTSAVSQLFTQVFSPVLTPAFVPVPPKPVADDTRPSRGRTAVRARTAVLFSRLEDLGLRGVDALVLMRTRTVMVSLIGRTLRIHEGYAEAPESVLRAIVAFATARNKTERTTAREAILAFDVERGPSVRRQEPARPGDVAIIAQLMEAHRELNAKWFEGTLTAIPLRLSGKMATRLGHYDPGSRHTPPEIVMSRTHITRHGWREAMHTLLHEMVHQWQHETGQPVDHGTAFRQKARDVGITPAARRDVTPLEKRRKATG; this is translated from the coding sequence ATGAGTCGCCGGCACACGCAATTAGGGTTCGACTTTTTCGACGCGGCTCCGGCCGCGTCGGAATCGTCGTTGCCGGTGGCGCCCGTTGCGACACCGCCAACCGTGCCCGCGCCCTCGTTCACGCAGAACGTGACCAGCGCCGTGTCGCAGCTGTTCACCCAGGTGTTTTCGCCGGTGCTCACGCCGGCATTCGTGCCGGTGCCGCCGAAGCCGGTGGCCGATGATACGCGTCCGTCGCGCGGTCGCACGGCGGTGCGGGCCCGCACCGCGGTCCTGTTTTCGCGCCTCGAAGATCTCGGGCTGCGCGGCGTGGATGCGCTGGTGCTCATGCGCACACGCACCGTGATGGTGTCGCTGATCGGCCGTACGCTACGCATTCACGAAGGCTACGCCGAGGCACCGGAATCGGTGCTGCGGGCCATCGTAGCCTTCGCAACGGCACGTAACAAGACCGAGCGGACGACGGCGCGCGAAGCGATTCTGGCCTTCGACGTCGAGCGCGGCCCCTCGGTGCGCCGACAGGAACCGGCGCGTCCAGGTGACGTCGCGATCATCGCGCAGCTCATGGAAGCGCATCGCGAACTCAACGCGAAGTGGTTCGAGGGTACGCTGACAGCGATTCCGCTGCGCTTGTCGGGGAAGATGGCCACGCGACTCGGGCATTACGATCCGGGCTCGCGTCACACGCCGCCCGAGATCGTGATGTCACGGACGCACATCACGCGACATGGATGGCGCGAGGCGATGCACACACTGCTGCACGAAATGGTGCATCAGTGGCAGCACGAAACCGGGCAGCCGGTGGATCACGGCACGGCATTCCGACAAAAGGCGCGCGACGTGGGCATTACCCCCGCCGCGCGCCGTGATGTCACGCCGCTCGAGAAGCGACGCAAAGCGACGGGCTGA
- a CDS encoding beta strand repeat-containing protein, translated as MMLRWPSFVRSAVLTLALAACSSGGDGGTTQPPVTQSIGLSLSATSGTIARGASGNSTITVSRVGGYTGSVALTAENLPTGVTADFTPSTLAGSATSATVVFNVGTTAAAGSSTITVRAAGGGVTAVTSTYALTIPTPAVALTAGTGASSIVVGGSATVPITITRSNGFTDVVTLAASGLPAGVTATFTPATIAAGSTTSTLSLTVAGTAAAGASTITISASGTGVTTQTASVALTLTAAATPAISLTSTPAAVSIVAGANGTTAIGLSRTGGFAGDVTLALEGAPAGVTGAFSANPVLAAGTTSTLTITTTGAAVPGIYNLTVRGTGTGVTATTTTVAVTVTAAPGITVAATPTAVSVAAGSATTTAVTITRAGGYAADVALAATGLPAGVTAGFAPATLTGATLTSTLTLTSTTGAAVGAAAITVTASGTGVTSQTASVNLTVTAAPTYTMAATAVSAQQGTAGASTVTLTRGAGFVGTVNLAVTGLPAGVTATFNPAAVTGTTSTLTLTVGGAVAAGNYTGVITGTTAGLANVTANVALTVTSPGGGTGNVNWQFCEAGRFPLWFAFRDGTTGAWTRVTAGANQTYAFTINSSVGGVAYAQPLSGGPAQVTINYFTRAELTQMGTLECVNNRATKALTGSFAGLGAGQTGTVNVGSSLGSAAFPTTTFSLDADDGATDLLGFRTTTVSGGTSVSIVADRAVLRRDVNYAASSAIPVIDFNGAESFPVQTAQFTVNGGGSDLVQVYANFQSTNGNFSGFAFGALFGGASPYTVYGIPLARTRDGDLHMAIALASTLSGSEVSQTRLVAQYNRELANRTLTIGPSLTLPAITVTGTSPFARLKSRGTWQTEYPDAVGAGFTQSSGTARSWTLLASRGYFGASAEYDLETPDFSGVAGFDNNWGLRTGVATTWTTNAQGGLTGFNQIIEGASFKIAARIGTVTP; from the coding sequence ATGATGCTTCGTTGGCCGTCGTTCGTTCGTTCCGCCGTCCTGACCCTCGCCTTGGCCGCCTGTTCGAGCGGCGGCGATGGTGGGACCACCCAACCTCCCGTCACCCAGAGCATCGGGCTGTCGCTGTCCGCCACGTCGGGCACGATCGCCCGCGGCGCCTCGGGAAATTCCACGATCACCGTGAGTCGGGTGGGTGGCTACACGGGAAGCGTGGCGCTCACCGCCGAGAACCTGCCGACCGGTGTCACGGCCGATTTCACGCCGTCGACGTTAGCCGGCTCGGCGACCAGTGCGACGGTGGTGTTCAACGTCGGAACGACGGCTGCGGCCGGATCGAGTACGATCACGGTGCGCGCGGCGGGCGGCGGTGTGACGGCCGTAACGAGCACGTATGCGCTCACGATTCCGACACCCGCGGTGGCGCTCACGGCGGGCACGGGAGCCAGCTCCATCGTGGTGGGCGGATCGGCCACCGTGCCGATTACGATCACGCGGTCCAATGGATTTACCGATGTGGTCACGTTGGCGGCGAGTGGACTCCCCGCGGGCGTCACGGCGACGTTCACCCCGGCGACCATCGCTGCGGGTTCGACCACCAGCACGCTCAGTCTGACCGTGGCCGGCACTGCAGCGGCGGGCGCCAGCACGATCACGATCAGCGCGTCGGGCACCGGCGTAACGACGCAGACGGCGAGCGTGGCGCTCACGCTCACGGCGGCGGCCACACCGGCCATCTCACTGACCTCGACGCCCGCCGCCGTGAGCATTGTGGCGGGCGCGAACGGCACCACGGCGATCGGCCTGTCGCGCACCGGTGGTTTTGCCGGTGATGTCACGCTGGCCCTAGAAGGCGCACCGGCGGGTGTGACGGGCGCATTCTCGGCTAATCCAGTGCTCGCCGCTGGCACGACGAGCACGCTGACGATTACGACCACGGGCGCCGCGGTGCCGGGCATCTACAATCTCACGGTGCGTGGCACCGGTACGGGCGTCACGGCGACGACCACCACGGTGGCGGTTACGGTGACGGCTGCCCCCGGCATCACGGTCGCGGCCACGCCGACGGCGGTGTCGGTGGCGGCCGGTAGTGCGACCACGACGGCGGTCACGATCACGCGCGCCGGCGGCTACGCGGCGGATGTGGCGCTCGCGGCTACGGGACTTCCCGCGGGCGTCACAGCCGGCTTCGCGCCGGCGACGCTTACGGGTGCGACGCTCACGAGCACACTGACGCTGACGTCAACCACTGGCGCAGCGGTTGGTGCGGCGGCGATTACGGTGACCGCCTCGGGCACCGGCGTGACCTCGCAAACGGCCTCGGTGAATCTCACCGTGACTGCAGCGCCGACGTACACCATGGCCGCCACGGCGGTGAGCGCGCAGCAAGGCACCGCGGGCGCCAGCACTGTCACGCTCACGCGCGGCGCAGGCTTTGTCGGTACGGTGAACCTCGCCGTCACGGGATTGCCGGCTGGTGTGACGGCCACGTTCAATCCGGCAGCGGTGACGGGCACGACGTCGACGCTCACGCTCACCGTGGGCGGTGCGGTTGCCGCGGGCAACTACACCGGCGTGATCACGGGCACCACGGCGGGCTTAGCCAACGTGACGGCGAACGTGGCGCTCACGGTCACGTCACCGGGTGGTGGCACGGGGAACGTGAACTGGCAGTTCTGTGAAGCGGGACGCTTCCCGCTGTGGTTCGCGTTCCGTGACGGAACGACCGGCGCATGGACGCGGGTGACCGCCGGCGCCAACCAGACGTACGCGTTCACCATCAATAGCAGCGTGGGCGGCGTGGCGTACGCGCAGCCGCTGAGCGGCGGACCGGCGCAGGTCACGATCAATTATTTCACGCGCGCCGAACTCACGCAGATGGGCACGCTCGAGTGCGTGAACAATCGCGCGACGAAGGCGCTCACCGGCTCGTTCGCCGGACTGGGTGCAGGCCAAACGGGAACGGTGAATGTCGGTAGTTCGCTAGGTTCGGCAGCGTTCCCCACCACCACGTTCAGTCTCGACGCGGATGACGGGGCGACCGATCTCCTTGGGTTCCGGACGACCACGGTCAGTGGCGGAACCTCCGTCTCGATCGTAGCCGATCGAGCGGTTCTCCGACGCGACGTGAATTATGCGGCGAGCAGCGCGATTCCCGTGATTGACTTCAACGGCGCCGAGTCGTTCCCGGTGCAGACCGCGCAGTTCACGGTAAACGGCGGCGGCAGTGACCTCGTTCAGGTCTACGCCAACTTCCAGAGCACCAACGGCAACTTCTCCGGCTTCGCGTTCGGTGCGCTGTTCGGTGGCGCGTCGCCATATACGGTGTACGGCATTCCGCTCGCGCGCACGCGTGACGGCGACCTGCACATGGCGATCGCCCTCGCCAGCACGCTCAGCGGTTCGGAGGTTTCTCAGACGCGTCTCGTTGCGCAGTACAATCGTGAACTGGCGAATCGCACGCTCACGATCGGCCCGTCGCTCACCCTGCCGGCCATCACCGTTACTGGCACGTCCCCCTTCGCCCGACTGAAGTCGAGGGGCACATGGCAGACGGAGTATCCGGATGCGGTCGGCGCCGGATTCACGCAATCCAGCGGTACGGCGCGTTCCTGGACGTTGTTGGCGTCGCGCGGATATTTCGGTGCGTCTGCAGAGTATGACCTCGAGACCCCTGACTTCAGCGGCGTGGCCGGCTTCGACAACAACTGGGGGCTTCGCACCGGCGTCGCGACGACCTGGACGACGAACGCACAGGGCGGCCTCACCGGCTTCAACCAGATCATCGAAGGCGCATCCTTCAAGATTGCTGCGCGAATCGGTACGGTGACGCCGTAG
- a CDS encoding acyl-CoA dehydrogenase family protein translates to MATELLSASAIPALPSVELKAHAADLFNIDAALTEEERSIRDTIRKFVDERVLPIIGECYVQGRFPDELVAEMAELGVLGANLPEEYGCAGLSSVAYGLIMQELERGDSGIRSFASVQGALVMYPIFAFGSEAQKQHYLPKLAKAEMIGCFGLTEADYGSNPSGMITRAKQQADGSWIINGGKMWITNGSKAHVAIIWAKTGESTDDSSIRGFVVDTSLPGFHAKDQHGKLSLRASHTSELVLTDVHVPADAILPESKGLKSPLMCLTQARYGISWGVLGAAMACFEEAVSYSKNRVMFDKPIGGFQIQQVRLADMLTELTKAQLVSLHLGRLKDAGNFTPTQVSLAKRNNVSIATDIAREARRLLGGNGILAEYSAMRHMANLESVYTYEGTHDVHSLILGQAITGLNAFK, encoded by the coding sequence ATGGCGACTGAACTCCTGTCCGCGAGCGCGATCCCCGCGCTGCCCTCCGTCGAGCTCAAGGCGCACGCCGCCGACCTGTTCAACATCGATGCGGCGCTCACCGAAGAAGAGCGCTCCATTCGCGACACGATTCGCAAGTTCGTGGACGAGCGCGTGCTGCCGATCATCGGCGAGTGTTACGTGCAGGGACGCTTCCCCGACGAGCTTGTGGCCGAGATGGCCGAGCTTGGCGTGTTGGGTGCGAACCTCCCCGAGGAGTACGGCTGCGCCGGCCTCTCGAGCGTGGCCTACGGGCTGATCATGCAGGAACTCGAGCGCGGCGACTCGGGCATCCGCTCGTTCGCGTCGGTGCAGGGCGCCTTGGTTATGTATCCGATTTTCGCCTTCGGATCCGAGGCGCAGAAACAGCACTATCTGCCCAAGCTCGCCAAGGCCGAGATGATCGGCTGTTTCGGCCTCACCGAAGCCGACTACGGTTCGAATCCGAGTGGGATGATCACCCGCGCCAAGCAGCAGGCCGACGGCAGCTGGATCATCAACGGCGGCAAGATGTGGATCACCAACGGATCCAAGGCGCACGTCGCCATCATCTGGGCCAAGACCGGTGAGAGCACCGACGATAGCAGCATCCGCGGCTTCGTCGTCGACACGTCACTGCCGGGCTTCCACGCCAAGGACCAGCATGGCAAGCTCTCGCTCCGCGCCAGCCACACGTCGGAGCTGGTGCTCACCGACGTGCATGTGCCGGCGGACGCGATTCTCCCCGAATCGAAGGGACTCAAGAGCCCGCTCATGTGTCTCACGCAGGCGCGCTACGGCATCTCGTGGGGCGTGCTCGGTGCCGCCATGGCCTGCTTCGAGGAGGCGGTCTCGTACTCGAAGAATCGCGTGATGTTCGACAAGCCGATCGGCGGCTTCCAGATCCAGCAGGTGCGCCTCGCCGACATGCTTACCGAACTCACGAAGGCGCAGCTGGTATCGCTGCACCTGGGTCGCCTGAAAGACGCCGGTAACTTCACGCCCACGCAGGTGTCGTTGGCCAAGCGCAACAACGTCAGCATCGCGACCGACATCGCTCGCGAGGCGCGTCGCTTGCTCGGCGGCAACGGCATCCTCGCCGAGTACAGCGCGATGCGCCACATGGCGAACCTCGAAAGCGTCTACACCTACGAGGGTACGCACGATGTGCACTCGTTGATTCTCGGACAGGCGATCACGGGACTGAACGCGTTCAAGTAG
- a CDS encoding electron transfer flavoprotein subunit beta/FixA family protein: protein MKIAVCIKRVPVMEVKFAITADGSRVDEAGLKYDVNDFDLWAIEAALQLKEKNGNVGEVAVISLGPDAAQEQIRKALAMGADRGVLLKADSIPADGLAIARALAAEIKEGGYDLVLFGRIAIDSMNQMTGPMVAELLDLPCVTNVFKLDITGTTGRAERALEGATEVMEFPLPAVLTIDDGLNKERLPSLKGIMAAKKKPLDVKPAQLGDAKVTVHKMALPPERAAGRILGDSAAAVPELVRLLQTEAKVL, encoded by the coding sequence GTGAAGATCGCCGTGTGCATTAAGCGCGTCCCGGTTATGGAAGTGAAGTTCGCCATTACCGCTGACGGCTCCCGCGTAGATGAAGCGGGCCTCAAGTACGACGTCAACGACTTCGATCTGTGGGCGATCGAAGCCGCGCTGCAGCTGAAGGAGAAGAACGGCAATGTGGGCGAAGTAGCCGTGATCTCCCTCGGACCTGACGCGGCACAGGAACAGATCCGCAAGGCGCTGGCGATGGGTGCCGATCGTGGTGTGCTGCTGAAGGCCGACAGCATTCCGGCCGACGGGCTCGCCATTGCGCGCGCGCTCGCCGCCGAAATCAAGGAGGGCGGCTATGACCTCGTCCTCTTTGGACGCATCGCCATCGATTCGATGAATCAGATGACGGGCCCGATGGTGGCCGAGCTGCTCGATCTGCCGTGCGTGACGAACGTCTTCAAGCTCGACATCACCGGCACCACCGGTCGCGCCGAACGTGCGCTCGAAGGCGCGACGGAAGTCATGGAGTTCCCGCTCCCTGCGGTGCTCACCATCGACGATGGCCTGAACAAGGAACGGCTGCCGTCGCTCAAGGGCATCATGGCTGCCAAGAAGAAACCGCTCGATGTGAAGCCGGCGCAGCTCGGCGACGCGAAGGTGACGGTGCACAAGATGGCGCTGCCCCCCGAACGGGCTGCCGGACGTATCCTCGGTGACAGTGCTGCCGCGGTGCCGGAGCTCGTGCGACTCCTCCAGACCGAAGCGAAGGTGCTCTGA
- a CDS encoding electron transfer flavoprotein subunit alpha/FixB family protein, whose translation MANVLVFAEVRGGDLRKVALEAVTAGRALAELSGGGSVHALLAGDAGIAAKASSLAQYGADTVLVLEHAGFAQYNPEALAATVAQQLGTGTYGYALFSATAQGRDLSPRVAAKLGVGLAADLTGFTVEGSTVLGQHFNMNGKVIATLALSGSPALLSVRPAAFQPAEAPRALATTSITSAADPLSSRVKVVELKQGNTGKLDLNDAPVIVAGGRGLKAPENFKLCEDLADAFGNAAVGATRAVTDEGWRPHSDQIGQTGRNVSPNLYVAVGISGAIQHLAGMRTSKTIVAINKDKDAPIFKIADYGIVGDVFEIMPALTAAVKAAKAQG comes from the coding sequence ATGGCCAACGTTCTCGTATTCGCAGAAGTGCGTGGCGGCGACCTGCGCAAGGTGGCGCTCGAAGCCGTGACGGCCGGTCGCGCCCTCGCCGAACTCTCCGGTGGCGGCAGCGTACATGCGCTGCTCGCTGGTGACGCTGGCATCGCTGCCAAGGCGTCGTCGTTGGCGCAGTACGGCGCCGACACGGTACTCGTGCTCGAACACGCCGGTTTTGCGCAGTACAATCCGGAAGCGCTCGCGGCCACGGTGGCCCAGCAGCTGGGTACCGGCACCTATGGCTACGCGCTGTTCAGCGCGACCGCGCAGGGACGCGACTTGTCGCCGCGCGTGGCGGCCAAGTTGGGCGTCGGTCTCGCGGCCGACCTCACCGGCTTCACGGTCGAAGGCAGCACGGTGTTGGGACAGCACTTCAACATGAACGGCAAGGTGATCGCCACCTTGGCGCTCTCCGGTTCGCCTGCGCTGTTGTCGGTGCGTCCGGCGGCGTTCCAGCCGGCCGAGGCGCCGCGTGCGCTCGCCACCACCTCGATCACGTCGGCCGCTGATCCGCTGTCGTCACGGGTGAAGGTGGTGGAGCTCAAGCAGGGCAACACCGGCAAGCTCGATCTCAACGACGCGCCGGTGATCGTGGCCGGTGGTCGCGGTCTCAAGGCACCCGAGAATTTCAAGCTGTGCGAAGATCTCGCTGATGCGTTCGGAAACGCCGCCGTGGGGGCAACCCGCGCGGTGACCGATGAAGGCTGGCGCCCGCATTCGGATCAGATCGGCCAGACGGGACGCAACGTGAGCCCGAATCTGTACGTGGCCGTTGGCATTTCGGGCGCCATTCAGCACTTGGCCGGCATGCGCACGTCGAAGACGATCGTGGCGATCAACAAGGACAAGGACGCCCCGATCTTCAAGATTGCCGACTATGGCATCGTGGGTGATGTGTTCGAGATCATGCCGGCGCTCACCGCTGCCGTGAAGGCCGCGAAGGCGCAGGGCTGA